A window from Pseudobutyrivibrio ruminis HUN009 encodes these proteins:
- a CDS encoding alpha-galactosidase has translation MGIIFNEQEKQFHIFNKSLSYVIGVCQDGDIGQLYFGKPIRTYQKLQDYQSYGIRPLCCNEKDDEKYTKELALLEYPAFGDGDFGSSAYEVLQENGSRVTKFTYQFHRIYKGKAPIPGLPATYTNEDDEAESLEIVCRDLISGLEVTLCYTVWENYSAICRHTKLKNTGDKKLKLEQALSCNVDFPDTKFTWLQFEGAWGRERSPKERDISSGITAIESLRGHSSANYNPFVIIKRKNTDELQGEAFGFNLVYSGNYIAKAQADTFGKLRFNMGINPKWFQWPLEPGEEFNTPEVIITYTSNGLNDLSQNIHRLMNNNLVRSAYKNKPRPILLNNWEATEMDFDEEKILKIASKGKEAGVELFVLDDGWFGKRNDDFAGLGDWYVNRSKLPDGISGLSKKINDLGLKFGLWIEPEMVNEDSDMYRQHPDWVLAAPYRPRTLGRHQMVLDYSKPEVVDNIYNQLFDVISNASIDYIKWDMNRSITECYSQDVDKNQQGMVYHKYIMGVYSLYERLRKAFPHILFESCASGGARFDAGMLYYAPQAWCSDDTDGHERVKIQYGTSYGYPVSMVGSHVSASPNLQTHRAMTIDDRANVAYYGTFGYELDLNEISEEDFESVKEQIKFMKEYRELFQYGNYYRLQSPFENNISAWMVVSDDRQTAIVTTHKTENIPNWGIERIKLQGLNPDIVYTINDKDDIYGDYLMNAGISLMNKERNWYESDGDYTTHMYILKGKVTK, from the coding sequence ATGGGAATAATTTTTAATGAGCAGGAAAAGCAATTTCATATATTTAATAAATCACTGAGTTATGTAATTGGCGTATGTCAGGATGGAGATATTGGCCAGCTATATTTTGGAAAGCCAATTCGCACATATCAAAAGCTTCAGGATTATCAGTCATACGGCATCAGACCACTGTGCTGTAACGAAAAGGATGATGAAAAATACACCAAGGAACTGGCCCTTTTGGAGTACCCAGCATTTGGCGATGGAGATTTTGGTTCAAGTGCATACGAAGTTCTTCAGGAGAATGGTTCTAGAGTGACAAAGTTTACTTACCAATTTCATAGAATCTACAAAGGCAAGGCGCCTATTCCAGGTCTGCCAGCCACATACACAAATGAGGATGATGAGGCAGAGTCATTAGAGATAGTTTGCAGGGATTTGATATCTGGCCTTGAAGTAACTTTGTGCTATACAGTTTGGGAGAATTATTCTGCCATCTGCCGTCATACAAAGCTAAAGAATACTGGAGACAAGAAGCTAAAGCTTGAGCAGGCGCTTAGCTGCAATGTTGATTTTCCAGATACCAAGTTCACATGGCTTCAGTTTGAAGGTGCATGGGGCAGAGAGCGAAGTCCAAAGGAAAGAGATATTTCATCGGGCATAACTGCCATTGAAAGCCTTCGTGGCCATTCCAGCGCTAATTACAATCCATTTGTAATTATCAAAAGAAAGAATACAGATGAGTTACAGGGGGAAGCTTTTGGCTTCAATCTGGTCTATAGCGGAAACTATATTGCAAAGGCCCAGGCTGACACTTTCGGAAAGCTTAGATTCAATATGGGAATCAATCCAAAGTGGTTCCAGTGGCCACTTGAGCCTGGGGAAGAGTTTAATACTCCAGAGGTTATCATCACCTACACATCAAACGGGCTCAACGATTTGAGCCAAAACATCCACAGGCTGATGAACAACAACCTGGTGAGAAGCGCCTATAAAAACAAGCCACGTCCAATTCTTCTCAACAACTGGGAAGCTACAGAGATGGATTTTGATGAGGAGAAAATCCTGAAGATTGCCAGCAAGGGAAAGGAAGCAGGAGTGGAGCTTTTTGTTCTGGATGATGGCTGGTTTGGAAAGAGAAATGACGATTTTGCTGGCCTGGGAGATTGGTACGTAAATAGGTCTAAGCTTCCAGATGGCATCAGCGGATTATCAAAAAAGATAAATGATTTGGGATTAAAGTTTGGTCTTTGGATTGAGCCGGAGATGGTAAACGAGGATTCCGATATGTACCGCCAGCATCCTGATTGGGTGCTTGCAGCACCATACCGACCACGCACATTAGGCCGCCATCAGATGGTATTGGATTACTCAAAGCCAGAAGTTGTAGACAACATCTACAATCAGCTTTTCGATGTGATTTCAAATGCCAGCATCGATTACATCAAGTGGGATATGAACCGTTCAATCACCGAGTGCTATAGCCAAGATGTAGATAAAAATCAGCAGGGCATGGTTTATCACAAATACATCATGGGAGTGTACAGCTTGTATGAAAGATTGAGAAAGGCATTCCCACATATCCTGTTTGAATCATGCGCCAGCGGTGGTGCCAGATTCGATGCGGGCATGCTTTATTATGCGCCACAGGCTTGGTGTTCAGATGACACAGATGGACATGAGAGAGTGAAAATCCAGTACGGCACCAGCTACGGCTATCCTGTGTCAATGGTTGGCTCACATGTATCGGCATCACCAAATTTGCAGACACATCGCGCTATGACCATAGATGACAGAGCTAATGTGGCTTACTATGGCACATTTGGTTATGAGCTTGATTTGAATGAAATATCCGAAGAGGATTTCGAAAGTGTAAAAGAGCAAATCAAGTTTATGAAGGAGTACCGTGAGCTGTTCCAGTACGGCAATTATTATCGTCTCCAGTCTCCTTTTGAGAACAATATCTCTGCATGGATGGTTGTTTCGGATGATAGACAGACAGCAATCGTTACTACTCACAAAACAGAAAACATTCCAAACTGGGGAATTGAGAGAATAAAGCTT
- a CDS encoding AraC family transcriptional regulator: MEIRGVDKCRFIDITTSNDFYLFEVGRYKCEPHYNYGPIVRTRTIFHYVISGVGYLYMNDKKYEIHAGQGFLIPAKVKAYYEADSENPWEYTWIHVDGPRVTELFNSAGISLEQPIFTPNGDASEIVEYINRIYDNYDNECYCYAMVYQMFSCLLEKSSTKTESTEVDPRLAYVKNAIRYIRLKYSEPINVEDIANACGLNRSYLTRVFKHATGYTPQSYLATYRMKKASEMLLKSNESVNTIAFNVGYSDSFTFSKAFKRYSNLSPSEYRNSHT, from the coding sequence ATGGAAATTAGAGGCGTAGATAAGTGCCGATTTATAGATATTACTACCTCAAATGATTTTTATCTTTTTGAGGTTGGACGATATAAATGCGAGCCACACTATAATTATGGGCCAATCGTCCGCACAAGGACCATCTTTCACTATGTTATTTCCGGTGTGGGATATCTGTATATGAATGATAAGAAATATGAGATTCATGCGGGCCAAGGCTTTCTGATTCCCGCCAAGGTGAAGGCTTATTATGAGGCGGATTCCGAGAATCCTTGGGAATATACCTGGATACATGTGGACGGTCCTCGTGTTACCGAGCTTTTCAATTCAGCAGGAATTTCCCTAGAGCAGCCAATATTTACGCCTAATGGTGATGCCAGCGAAATAGTAGAATATATAAATCGTATATACGATAATTATGATAATGAGTGCTATTGCTATGCCATGGTTTATCAGATGTTCAGCTGTCTCTTAGAGAAGTCCAGCACCAAGACCGAATCCACAGAAGTAGACCCTCGCCTTGCCTATGTAAAAAACGCTATCAGATATATCAGGCTGAAATATTCCGAGCCAATCAATGTGGAAGACATCGCCAATGCCTGTGGATTAAACAGGAGTTATTTGACCCGAGTGTTCAAACATGCCACCGGTTACACTCCTCAATCCTATCTGGCCACATATCGAATGAAAAAGGCTTCTGAAATGCTTTTAAAGTCAAATGAAAGCGTCAATACCATTGCCTTTAATGTAGGGTATTCTGACTCCTTCACCTTCTCAAAGGCATTCAAAAGATACAGCAATCTATCTCCTAGCGAATATCGAAACAGTCACACATAA
- a CDS encoding LTA synthase family protein, translating to MKRFFSKIKTGVVWLGKNIKKPFIKLANSKAVQSYIGSKFHKTWLMLWDKYSFWMHIPLAMLLIFVMEWMSRHSFTAACGFVVNHTGPFLFNSYCIFVALSIVFLSKRRGWWRVFVSMIFIILGIINSVILLNRVSPFGYTDLYMISDLLTMQDSNYFSAQEAMLAITALIIYIIIMIIYLKIGKKKQNGKPFWQRLILVVALWVSLYPSTLLLRNSGIMTSYFGNLAQGYLDYGYLYGFSTSVLDRGMNRPFGYSKSKIESIVDEDSAYVSTLEIPSEDDSQPNIVVILLESFYDVSEADFIETSEDPIPYIHYLEQNYSTGHCIVPVVGAGTCNSEFEVLTGLSCNFFGPGEYPQKTILKETDVESYADVLSEDGYSTHVVHNNGGNFYSRANAFSMMGFDTFTSKELLDITDYTPLGNWPTDDILIDGTLDAMNSTPESDFVYTITVEGHGAYPTYQVEEDPAIKVNAVGKTEEENWAWEYYINRIYNVDDFVKQYIEALDARGEDTLVIMFGDHLPTMGLTDDEIATGDLYKTKYFTWNNFGMEKVDEDLASYQLVSEFLNRLNIHNGNINAYHQTAMAEGKERGTSEYMNDLRMLQYDIMYGDRYTYEVGTEYGPSDIIMGVNDVTIDSAYFFNGRLHIYGDEFTKWSKVYVNDQQVSTKYESGQVLSIKASDVKNGDVIKVCQVGSSNTIFRESNEYTVFDPNYVEEEEESELEESETSEDADE from the coding sequence ATGAAAAGATTTTTTTCAAAAATAAAGACCGGCGTTGTATGGCTGGGAAAGAACATAAAAAAGCCATTTATCAAACTAGCTAACTCAAAGGCTGTTCAGTCTTATATAGGAAGTAAATTCCATAAAACATGGTTGATGCTGTGGGATAAATACTCATTCTGGATGCACATTCCACTGGCCATGCTACTGATATTTGTTATGGAGTGGATGTCACGACATTCATTTACAGCAGCATGTGGCTTCGTAGTTAATCACACAGGACCTTTCCTATTTAATTCATATTGCATATTCGTAGCACTTTCAATTGTGTTCCTAAGCAAGAGACGTGGTTGGTGGCGAGTATTCGTCAGCATGATATTTATAATCCTCGGTATTATAAACAGCGTCATTCTGTTGAACCGTGTTTCACCATTCGGCTACACTGATTTATACATGATCAGCGATTTGCTTACAATGCAGGATTCCAACTACTTCTCAGCACAGGAAGCTATGCTTGCAATCACAGCCTTGATAATCTACATAATCATCATGATTATCTACTTGAAAATAGGCAAGAAAAAGCAGAACGGCAAGCCATTCTGGCAGAGATTGATACTTGTGGTGGCCCTTTGGGTTTCTCTTTATCCATCCACATTGCTTCTTAGAAACTCAGGAATCATGACATCCTACTTCGGCAACCTTGCCCAGGGATATTTGGATTATGGTTACTTATACGGCTTCTCTACTTCGGTTCTCGACCGTGGTATGAACCGCCCATTCGGTTATTCAAAGAGCAAAATCGAAAGCATTGTTGATGAAGATTCTGCTTATGTCAGCACACTTGAGATTCCATCAGAGGACGACTCACAGCCAAACATCGTTGTTATCCTACTTGAGTCATTCTACGATGTATCAGAGGCAGATTTTATCGAGACAAGTGAGGACCCAATTCCTTACATTCATTATTTGGAGCAGAACTACTCTACAGGCCACTGTATCGTACCTGTAGTTGGTGCCGGAACATGTAACTCCGAGTTCGAAGTACTTACAGGTCTTAGCTGTAACTTCTTCGGCCCAGGTGAGTACCCACAGAAGACCATCCTCAAGGAGACAGATGTTGAGAGCTACGCCGATGTACTTTCAGAAGATGGCTACAGCACTCATGTTGTTCACAACAATGGTGGTAACTTCTATTCAAGAGCAAACGCATTCTCCATGATGGGATTTGATACATTCACATCAAAGGAGCTTTTAGATATTACAGATTACACTCCACTTGGTAACTGGCCTACAGACGACATCCTTATTGATGGTACTCTTGATGCCATGAATTCTACACCAGAGAGTGATTTCGTATACACTATCACAGTTGAAGGCCACGGTGCCTACCCAACTTACCAGGTTGAGGAAGACCCAGCTATCAAGGTCAACGCAGTTGGCAAGACAGAAGAAGAAAACTGGGCTTGGGAATACTACATCAACCGTATCTACAACGTAGATGATTTTGTTAAGCAGTACATCGAGGCGCTTGATGCCAGAGGTGAGGATACACTTGTTATCATGTTTGGTGACCACCTTCCAACTATGGGTCTTACAGATGATGAGATTGCTACCGGTGATCTTTACAAGACAAAGTACTTCACATGGAACAACTTCGGTATGGAAAAGGTTGATGAGGACCTTGCTTCATACCAGCTTGTATCAGAGTTCTTAAACAGACTTAATATTCACAACGGAAACATCAACGCTTACCACCAGACAGCAATGGCTGAGGGCAAGGAGCGTGGAACTAGTGAATACATGAACGACTTACGTATGCTTCAGTACGATATCATGTATGGAGATCGTTACACATACGAGGTTGGCACAGAGTACGGCCCTTCAGACATAATCATGGGTGTAAATGATGTCACAATCGACAGCGCATACTTCTTCAATGGAAGGTTGCATATCTACGGTGATGAGTTCACTAAATGGTCTAAGGTATACGTAAACGACCAGCAGGTTTCAACAAAATACGAATCGGGACAGGTTCTTTCAATAAAGGCTTCCGATGTTAAAAACGGCGATGTAATCAAGGTTTGCCAGGTAGGTAGTTCAAACACTATATTCCGCGAATCAAATGAGTACACCGTATTCGATCCAAACTATGTTGAGGAAGAAGAGGAATCAGAATTAGAGGAATCTGAAACATCAGAAGATGCAGATGAATAA